From a single Lewinella sp. LCG006 genomic region:
- a CDS encoding T9SS type A sorting domain-containing protein, protein MQFNLLFCLFILSGTLLPAQVVFPGDLNNDGTANYLDLLPLGVAYGQTGPIRFEATLNWQPQEAELWGLNLPVSGVNLVSVDADGNGIIDSLDLDAIALNYDSLQTLSLPPPQPYLLTDTFLVEERPTLELRFNRTEATAGDTVEVTIFLHIPDPSVFPPTNPPTAIACQIAFDPTMINEASTRFLAAENSEDLMFIGAGTNNVDFGRSPLSGQLEFAAAGRGQGALAMSRPVGKFIIVIEDMILLEGSPGFDINDALLINLNEQVIDIQVETDSLLIVNTQAPAITATSLRAYPNPCTKSLQLCGGSDQEVKLFDHQGQLLRVFQQFGQDCQQIDMDVYPAGAYFFGVQTPENYQTLKVIKQEE, encoded by the coding sequence ATGCAATTTAATCTCCTATTCTGCTTATTTATCCTCAGTGGCACCCTGTTACCGGCACAGGTTGTTTTCCCGGGCGACCTCAACAACGATGGAACAGCCAACTACCTTGACCTCCTGCCGCTGGGGGTGGCTTATGGCCAAACAGGCCCCATAAGATTTGAGGCGACGCTAAACTGGCAACCCCAAGAAGCAGAGCTTTGGGGACTCAATTTACCCGTCAGCGGGGTCAATCTTGTCTCCGTCGATGCGGATGGCAACGGTATTATAGATTCGCTCGACCTGGATGCCATCGCCTTAAATTACGACAGCCTGCAGACATTGTCATTACCTCCGCCCCAACCTTACCTGCTTACAGATACCTTCCTGGTAGAGGAACGGCCGACATTGGAACTGCGCTTCAATCGCACCGAAGCAACCGCAGGAGATACCGTAGAAGTCACTATTTTTCTCCATATCCCAGACCCCTCCGTTTTTCCACCCACGAATCCCCCTACGGCAATAGCTTGTCAAATAGCTTTCGATCCTACCATGATCAATGAAGCAAGTACGCGGTTTCTGGCAGCAGAAAATTCCGAAGATTTGATGTTCATCGGAGCTGGTACAAATAATGTCGATTTTGGACGCTCACCGCTTTCCGGGCAGCTTGAGTTTGCCGCTGCAGGCCGTGGACAAGGTGCCCTGGCTATGAGCCGCCCCGTAGGCAAGTTCATCATCGTCATCGAAGACATGATTCTGCTGGAAGGTAGCCCAGGGTTTGATATCAATGATGCTTTACTGATCAACTTGAATGAACAAGTCATCGACATCCAAGTGGAGACGGATAGCCTATTGATTGTGAATACTCAAGCACCAGCAATTACGGCCACCTCGCTACGGGCTTATCCCAATCCTTGTACGAAGAGCTTGCAACTCTGTGGTGGAAGCGACCAAGAGGTCAAGCTGTTTGATCATCAAGGGCAATTGCTGCGGGTCTTTCAACAGTTTGGCCAAGATTGCCAGCAAATAGATATGGATGTTTATCCTGCTGGGGCTTACTTCTTTGGCGTACAAACCCCTGAAAATTACCAGACGCTGAAGGTTATTAAACAAGAAGAATAA